A genomic stretch from Leptotrichia sp. HSP-536 includes:
- a CDS encoding autotransporter-associated N-terminal domain-containing protein → MTNNLRKVKQDLCTFAKRTKDFKYTDSALITFLMSGMVSVASNLFSATTDENLKISSTIKDVQQKVKETKRENNKLLKSTNLELIQLMEQGDHVVKSPWSSWQYGANTFLNNWNGTYKGRGDKKEKYRYEGVLQREKNVFGRTTTVRNDEQRAFLSDMLGTSAINWETNGNEYGLLGRKIQKESPHAVRMYVSIRPKQIQAISVNIQPQEVNLEAPTPTEPLTVPEGPQAPNIKIPSFSPVAPKIDAPDLPTPPTFKVVVGADCNNGNGVSCGTGSKLGSLTTGISAGNAGYEYLQYTWQSSEERQGLAFKWFDAVDRSNVFIFGGSGAMNASTSVTSGSTTYTGISRTNKLSSFSINSYGVSGLSVSKNDINISNPSSTFDRNAQYFLVGGSRAIEADIWGGGQSVINAGTVNLYGPLTLGMVTQTSSTSNNMINLGTIQDIGEKNEAYVQGVTSKYDTDTDSDGINDALKLYGYGTEEYLIKLSNEKYVGYKVGMAIVPENATTDKTVLLNKGDIKFNGANSMGMYIYLPNTPMPYTRSGSSYSNGTSKDTTFDGKFENEGTIELAGAESYGMKLAGKTGTNATYENKEKIILKKNGNDKIEKSTGMALMLDSSVNKVNLRRGAAKNTGTITIQDTVSDSNGMYINIESDMTNEGTIELKATAEKNTTTKKYKLNIGMRADQKETGQTTVINKKDINMTGIGAAGMVANGKVGTLRALAENKSKINISAGKENYGMLATNEGKVVNETTGKIDTTGSEENAVGIISLLVKPTSGPSTGYSEAENKGEIIAGGTKSTGVYNTGYFLMDTAAAKITASGNQSIAVYAKDSDANTETMLKQGTIEAKSGGVGLYSDKANITLNDTSGNLKLIADDSGLLFYNYDSDSTATPATHAGKFTLATDVNGTIKSGGVGFYIKDAAVSSGGAITGIDTMLDSMFSGNTLSTKMKMDVQGGGSLIMLYKPTGGAIKLSLIPISANVGTPGMIGDRVEYTRAANNAKAYSVYRGELSIDQDSNLDNTGDPLNQINFVSSKITVEAGKTISGTGVGQMPLFQGNFIENGTPGAITDVSIINKGNIKLSGNSYIDTGTPSNSRTTVAMAGDYTTLTNQGKIEVTGEKAVGIFGSSGSLIRNENNAEIKVGKESVGIYAVNQLAGSKVGDKKINIYNNGKIYSTGAENSYGIFAHNDTTITTPSAITIADAVIVNDTNGVIDMSNSKKSIGIDIEKVTLTNNGKIKVGEEAAGLNVKNSNITSNGEITLTKKGIGINLVDAFTGRTLSFSDNVIINGDGNSIYNIKNSTMNPTILTDNITVTSNNKKYSYFSLDNSVLTNTNDKTLTGDNITFVSGKNSQVDWGGNLTLSGKKNVAFYMDGVKTNPEIKTAAGKTITLGNESIGAYVTNGARVENNADIVIGDDGAALYSVHQNSRIKNTGALTLGKNTVGINVKRGAGVENTGTITSTSAGAKGIVVKEANPLTFSNDGKINLTGASSVGVYLEGGAHSFTNKADITIGNSPDGTVQSVGIYAKPGTFITNTAKITTGRRSVGIYGNDITLAGTGSVEVGDGGLGIYSQSGNVNLNSGTSLKVGQSLGAGKEGIGVYYGGTGTVNNQLSSMDIGKGSIGFVMGNGGTLNNKLSTVDLKGDSIYTYTSSPSTTVNGYTAITTSGDENYGYYVAGDLTNESAGTIDLTGGIGNVGIYSYYTSGSGTATNKAVIKVGATDASNSRYGIGMAAGYSLLDNVTSKYTTVAKGHIVNEGDIYVNDDNSVGMFASGNGSMAENRGKIYINGKNAIGMYLENKAVGINHSSGEIIINPSATRAVGAYVTGDAVFKNYGTIRILANDAVGITTAAGGTIDKSNYSAPVIGSGVSGAQAEREIIATAAGEKLFGNVTFSIKEGATTPTVIKVNGVPLTQQEIAQIDTVTPVSNAAVNITGYENKQFGYDINPHTQENLGSVSKIGMYIDTSGINFTNPIEGIHNLSGIRKADLIIGAEAAEYTNAKAILIGENILQRYNQEIINNPQINEWNIISGSLTWAAAPNIVNSVTGIKSVVLAKTDYKEYANKDNNAYNFLDGLEQRYGVEWYGDRGRREKILFNKLNNIGKREEKLLSQAFDEMMGHQYANVQQRINATGNLLDKEFNYLKRDWRNPSKQNNKIKVFGMRDEYRTDTAGIIDYTSNSYGVAYVHEDEKIKIGNSSGWYAGAVTNRFKFKDIGKSKENQTMLKAGVFKTMSPKKDYNGALQWTVGGDIFAGINDMKRRYLIVDDIFEAKSDYHSYGAAIKTDLGYDIRTSERTHFRPYGALKMEYGKFNKIKEDRGEMRLEVKENDYFSVKPEVGVEFKYVQPLAVRANLSVGFKAAYENELGKVGDADNRARVGYTTANWFGIRGEKEDRRGNGKFDLNIGVDNTRFGITVNGGYDTKGNNIRGGIGFRAIY, encoded by the coding sequence ATGACAAACAACCTGAGAAAGGTTAAACAGGACTTATGTACTTTTGCAAAACGGACAAAAGACTTTAAATATACAGATTCCGCATTGATTACGTTTTTAATGTCTGGAATGGTGTCAGTTGCAAGCAACTTGTTTTCAGCAACAACTGATGAAAATCTAAAAATTTCATCTACAATAAAAGATGTACAGCAGAAAGTTAAGGAAACAAAAAGAGAAAACAACAAACTGCTAAAAAGCACAAACCTTGAACTTATTCAATTAATGGAACAGGGAGACCATGTTGTAAAATCGCCTTGGAGTAGCTGGCAATATGGAGCTAATACATTTTTAAACAATTGGAATGGAACGTATAAAGGTAGAGGAGATAAAAAGGAAAAGTATCGTTATGAAGGAGTTTTACAGAGAGAAAAAAATGTTTTTGGAAGAACAACAACTGTTAGAAATGACGAACAGAGAGCATTCTTAAGCGACATGCTGGGAACTTCTGCAATTAACTGGGAAACTAATGGAAACGAATATGGACTGCTAGGACGTAAAATTCAAAAAGAATCGCCGCACGCAGTAAGAATGTACGTGTCAATAAGACCAAAGCAAATTCAGGCAATCTCAGTAAACATTCAGCCGCAGGAAGTAAATTTGGAAGCTCCAACTCCAACAGAACCATTAACTGTTCCAGAAGGACCGCAAGCACCAAATATCAAAATACCATCATTTTCACCGGTAGCTCCGAAGATAGATGCGCCTGATTTACCAACGCCTCCAACATTTAAAGTGGTTGTAGGGGCAGATTGTAATAATGGTAATGGAGTAAGTTGTGGTACAGGTAGTAAATTAGGATCATTAACTACAGGAATATCAGCAGGAAATGCAGGATATGAATATTTGCAATACACATGGCAATCCAGTGAAGAACGACAAGGACTTGCATTTAAATGGTTTGATGCAGTCGACAGAAGTAATGTATTTATATTTGGCGGTAGTGGTGCTATGAATGCTTCAACTTCAGTAACTAGTGGTTCAACAACATATACAGGAATTAGCAGAACTAATAAATTATCAAGTTTTAGTATAAATTCTTATGGCGTATCAGGATTAAGTGTAAGTAAAAATGATATAAATATAAGTAATCCATCTAGTACGTTTGATAGAAATGCTCAATATTTTCTTGTTGGAGGTTCAAGAGCAATTGAAGCGGATATATGGGGTGGAGGGCAATCTGTTATAAATGCAGGAACTGTAAATTTATATGGTCCTTTAACATTGGGAATGGTTACGCAAACTAGCAGTACTAGTAATAACATGATAAATTTAGGAACTATTCAAGATATTGGTGAGAAAAACGAAGCTTATGTTCAAGGCGTTACAAGTAAATATGATACCGATACTGATAGTGATGGTATCAATGATGCGTTAAAATTATATGGATACGGTACTGAAGAGTATCTCATAAAATTAAGTAATGAAAAATATGTAGGATACAAAGTAGGGATGGCAATAGTTCCTGAAAATGCTACTACTGATAAAACAGTACTGCTGAATAAAGGAGATATTAAATTTAATGGTGCAAATTCGATGGGTATGTATATATATCTTCCAAATACTCCTATGCCTTATACACGAAGTGGTTCTAGTTATAGTAATGGAACTTCAAAAGATACGACATTTGATGGAAAGTTTGAAAACGAAGGAACTATTGAGCTTGCTGGTGCTGAAAGCTATGGAATGAAATTGGCAGGTAAAACTGGCACTAATGCTACTTATGAAAATAAAGAAAAAATTATTCTTAAGAAAAATGGGAATGACAAGATTGAGAAAAGTACAGGAATGGCATTAATGCTAGATAGCTCTGTAAATAAAGTAAATTTGAGAAGAGGAGCTGCTAAAAATACCGGAACTATTACTATTCAAGATACGGTATCAGATTCAAACGGAATGTATATTAATATTGAATCTGACATGACAAATGAAGGTACAATAGAATTAAAAGCAACAGCGGAAAAAAATACAACAACTAAAAAATATAAGCTAAACATTGGAATGAGGGCAGATCAAAAAGAAACTGGACAAACAACAGTAATTAATAAAAAAGATATTAATATGACTGGGATTGGTGCGGCAGGTATGGTTGCTAATGGAAAAGTGGGAACTTTACGTGCATTAGCTGAAAACAAATCAAAAATCAATATTTCTGCTGGGAAAGAAAACTACGGAATGTTAGCCACAAACGAAGGAAAAGTGGTAAATGAAACAACAGGTAAAATCGATACTACTGGATCTGAAGAAAATGCTGTCGGAATTATTTCGCTATTAGTTAAGCCTACGTCAGGACCGTCAACAGGATATTCGGAAGCTGAAAATAAAGGTGAAATAATTGCTGGAGGTACAAAATCCACAGGAGTGTACAATACTGGATATTTTCTAATGGATACAGCCGCCGCTAAGATAACCGCCTCAGGAAATCAGTCAATCGCAGTATATGCCAAAGATTCAGACGCTAACACGGAAACTATGCTAAAACAGGGAACAATTGAAGCAAAAAGCGGAGGAGTCGGATTATATAGTGATAAAGCTAATATTACTTTAAATGATACATCAGGTAATTTAAAGTTAATTGCAGATGATTCTGGACTGCTCTTCTATAACTACGATTCAGATTCTACTGCAACACCTGCAACACATGCCGGGAAATTTACTTTAGCGACAGATGTTAACGGTACGATAAAAAGTGGAGGAGTTGGATTCTATATTAAGGATGCGGCAGTTTCTTCTGGTGGAGCCATTACTGGGATAGATACGATGCTTGACAGCATGTTTAGCGGGAATACCTTGTCAACAAAAATGAAGATGGACGTTCAAGGTGGAGGTTCATTAATTATGCTTTATAAACCGACAGGTGGAGCAATTAAATTGAGCCTGATTCCAATTTCGGCAAATGTAGGTACGCCAGGTATGATTGGAGACAGAGTGGAATATACAAGAGCGGCTAATAACGCAAAAGCATATTCAGTTTATAGAGGAGAACTTTCAATTGACCAGGATTCAAACCTTGACAATACAGGAGATCCGCTTAACCAAATTAACTTTGTGTCATCGAAAATAACGGTTGAAGCAGGTAAAACTATATCAGGAACTGGAGTTGGGCAGATGCCGCTGTTCCAAGGGAACTTTATAGAAAATGGGACACCTGGAGCAATTACTGATGTGAGCATTATAAACAAAGGAAATATAAAATTAAGCGGAAATAGCTACATAGATACGGGTACTCCATCAAATTCAAGAACTACAGTTGCAATGGCCGGAGATTATACAACTTTGACAAACCAAGGAAAAATTGAAGTTACTGGAGAAAAGGCTGTTGGTATTTTTGGAAGTAGCGGTTCATTAATCCGTAATGAAAATAACGCTGAAATAAAAGTAGGAAAAGAGAGCGTTGGAATTTATGCAGTAAATCAGCTGGCAGGTTCTAAAGTTGGAGATAAGAAAATTAATATTTACAACAATGGTAAAATTTATTCTACGGGAGCTGAAAATTCGTATGGGATATTTGCCCACAATGATACGACAATAACTACTCCTTCTGCCATTACTATTGCCGATGCGGTAATTGTGAATGATACAAATGGAGTAATTGACATGTCGAATTCTAAAAAAAGTATAGGAATCGATATTGAAAAAGTAACTCTTACAAACAATGGTAAAATTAAAGTTGGAGAAGAGGCGGCAGGATTAAACGTAAAAAATTCAAATATTACTTCTAACGGAGAAATAACACTTACTAAAAAAGGAATTGGTATAAATCTTGTTGATGCGTTTACGGGAAGAACATTGAGCTTTAGTGATAATGTAATTATTAATGGAGATGGAAACTCAATTTATAATATAAAAAATTCTACTATGAATCCAACTATTTTGACTGACAATATTACTGTTACATCAAATAATAAGAAATATTCATACTTTTCGCTCGATAATTCAGTTTTAACAAATACAAATGATAAGACTCTTACAGGAGACAACATAACATTTGTAAGCGGTAAAAACTCTCAAGTTGACTGGGGAGGAAACCTGACTCTTAGCGGTAAGAAAAATGTTGCATTCTATATGGATGGTGTAAAAACAAATCCTGAAATTAAGACAGCCGCTGGAAAAACAATTACGCTTGGAAATGAGTCAATTGGGGCGTATGTTACTAATGGAGCCAGAGTTGAAAATAATGCTGACATAGTTATTGGAGATGACGGAGCGGCACTATATTCTGTACATCAAAACAGCAGAATTAAAAATACAGGAGCTTTGACATTAGGTAAAAATACTGTCGGAATAAATGTAAAACGGGGAGCTGGAGTTGAAAATACTGGAACAATAACAAGTACAAGCGCTGGAGCAAAAGGTATTGTAGTTAAAGAGGCAAATCCGCTTACATTCTCTAACGACGGTAAAATTAATCTGACAGGAGCAAGTTCAGTTGGAGTATATCTTGAAGGTGGCGCACACAGCTTTACAAACAAAGCTGACATTACAATTGGAAACAGCCCTGATGGAACAGTTCAAAGTGTCGGAATTTATGCTAAGCCAGGTACATTTATAACGAATACGGCAAAAATAACTACTGGAAGACGTTCTGTTGGAATATATGGAAATGATATAACTTTAGCAGGGACAGGTTCTGTTGAAGTTGGTGACGGAGGACTTGGAATATATTCTCAAAGCGGAAACGTTAATTTAAACTCAGGAACATCATTGAAAGTTGGACAGTCACTTGGTGCTGGAAAAGAAGGGATTGGAGTCTATTATGGTGGAACAGGAACTGTAAATAATCAGCTTAGTTCAATGGATATTGGAAAAGGTTCTATCGGATTTGTGATGGGGAACGGAGGAACTTTAAATAACAAGCTTTCAACAGTTGACCTTAAAGGAGATTCAATATACACTTATACATCTTCACCTTCAACGACAGTAAATGGCTACACTGCAATTACAACGTCAGGTGACGAAAACTACGGATACTATGTTGCAGGCGACCTTACGAATGAATCTGCAGGAACAATAGACCTGACAGGCGGAATTGGGAATGTTGGTATTTACAGCTACTATACAAGCGGAAGCGGTACAGCGACAAATAAGGCAGTTATAAAAGTTGGAGCTACTGATGCGTCTAATTCACGTTATGGAATCGGAATGGCCGCTGGATACTCATTGCTGGATAATGTAACATCAAAATATACAACAGTTGCAAAAGGTCATATTGTAAATGAAGGAGACATATACGTTAATGATGATAATTCAGTAGGAATGTTTGCTTCTGGAAATGGCAGCATGGCTGAAAATAGAGGTAAGATTTATATTAATGGTAAAAATGCTATTGGAATGTATCTTGAAAATAAAGCGGTAGGTATAAATCACTCTTCAGGTGAAATTATAATAAATCCATCTGCAACTAGAGCCGTTGGAGCTTATGTTACAGGAGATGCCGTATTTAAGAACTATGGAACGATTAGAATATTAGCAAATGATGCAGTTGGAATTACTACAGCTGCTGGCGGAACAATAGACAAATCAAATTATTCAGCCCCAGTAATTGGAAGTGGAGTTTCTGGAGCGCAAGCTGAAAGGGAAATTATTGCAACTGCCGCAGGTGAAAAATTATTTGGTAATGTTACTTTTTCAATTAAGGAAGGTGCAACGACTCCGACTGTGATTAAAGTTAACGGAGTTCCGTTGACACAGCAGGAAATAGCTCAAATAGATACAGTAACTCCAGTGTCAAATGCAGCTGTTAATATAACTGGATACGAAAATAAACAGTTTGGATATGATATTAATCCGCATACACAGGAAAATTTAGGGTCAGTTTCGAAAATTGGAATGTATATTGATACTTCAGGAATAAACTTTACAAATCCAATTGAAGGGATTCATAATCTTTCGGGAATCAGAAAAGCTGACTTGATAATAGGTGCTGAAGCTGCAGAATATACTAATGCTAAGGCAATCTTAATAGGAGAAAACATTCTTCAGAGATATAATCAGGAAATTATTAATAATCCGCAAATTAATGAATGGAATATAATTTCAGGCTCACTTACATGGGCGGCAGCACCAAACATTGTAAATTCTGTTACAGGAATAAAGAGTGTTGTATTGGCTAAGACAGATTACAAGGAATATGCTAACAAAGATAACAATGCGTATAATTTCTTGGACGGATTGGAACAAAGATATGGTGTTGAATGGTATGGCGATAGAGGACGAAGAGAAAAAATATTATTCAATAAATTAAATAATATTGGAAAACGTGAAGAAAAATTACTTTCTCAAGCATTTGACGAAATGATGGGACATCAATATGCAAATGTACAGCAAAGAATTAATGCGACTGGAAACTTGCTTGACAAGGAATTTAACTATCTTAAGAGAGATTGGAGAAATCCATCTAAGCAAAACAATAAGATTAAAGTGTTCGGCATGAGAGATGAGTACAGAACTGACACAGCTGGAATTATTGACTACACAAGCAATTCTTATGGTGTGGCCTATGTTCATGAAGACGAAAAGATTAAGATAGGAAACTCAAGCGGATGGTATGCTGGAGCTGTGACAAACAGATTCAAGTTCAAGGATATTGGAAAATCAAAAGAGAACCAGACAATGCTGAAAGCCGGAGTATTCAAGACAATGTCACCTAAGAAGGATTATAATGGAGCGTTGCAATGGACAGTTGGCGGGGATATATTTGCAGGAATTAATGATATGAAGCGTAGATACTTGATTGTGGATGATATATTTGAAGCTAAGTCAGATTATCATTCTTATGGAGCGGCAATAAAAACAGATTTAGGATACGACATCAGAACGTCAGAGAGAACACATTTCCGTCCTTATGGAGCATTGAAGATGGAATATGGTAAATTTAACAAGATTAAGGAAGACAGAGGGGAAATGAGACTAGAAGTTAAGGAAAATGACTACTTCTCAGTAAAACCCGAAGTTGGAGTTGAGTTCAAGTATGTTCAGCCGCTTGCAGTAAGGGCAAATTTATCAGTAGGATTCAAGGCCGCTTATGAGAATGAACTAGGAAAAGTTGGGGATGCAGACAACAGAGCGAGAGTAGGATATACAACAGCAAACTGGTTCGGAATTAGAGGTGAGAAAGAAGACAGACGTGGAAATGGAAAGTTTGACCTGAACATCGGAGTGGACAATACAAGATTTGGAATTACAGTAAATGGAGGATATGACACTAAGGGTAATAATATCAGAGGTGGAATTGGATTTAGGGCTATTTACTAA
- a CDS encoding ClC family H(+)/Cl(-) exchange transporter: MAKDVLHELRDISSLKSRRNNIVLIFLCFLVGIFSGIIVGTYTLLLKKMSIFREFFTTNLEFPKIIIGIIVFILMGMAVQFMLSKYPLISGSGIPQVSGLLTKKIKFKWFGELITKFIGGILAIGTGMSLGREGPSVHLGALVGSGVKELTKRSEVEEKYLVTCGASAGISSTFNAPLAGVIFSLEELHKFFSPLLLICTLVASGTSNFISRMILGSHTSFQYNFMLPKDIPYYIFAIITVIFCIIITITGKAFSYFLLLIQRQYKKWKLNKYVKMLLFMIVAYVIAVFFSDITGGGHELIEEMFGKNVLLRTLIIILVLKFFYTMLCYATGAPGGIFLPMLVIGALTGKVYGEILNHYFSIPNEIIVHFMLLGMAAYFTAVVKAPITGITLILEMTGNFSYLYMLIIVCTITYIFTELLKMEPIYDRLYLNMFHKQILAEDKKNNENQKHARSLEILEKWWKNKKIDISVKSSRKNAENKIVTLLIPVAANSEFDNKTVKELNLPENLLIVSVRKSGKDSIARGDTLIQSGNQLVIITDYTTAQKYAGELKEKGMKIVD, encoded by the coding sequence TTGGCAAAAGATGTTTTACATGAATTGCGGGATATAAGCTCGTTAAAGTCAAGACGGAATAACATAGTATTGATATTTCTATGTTTTCTCGTGGGAATTTTTTCAGGAATTATCGTAGGAACGTATACTTTATTATTAAAAAAAATGTCAATATTTCGGGAATTTTTTACAACAAATCTGGAATTTCCAAAAATAATTATTGGGATAATTGTTTTTATTCTGATGGGAATGGCAGTGCAGTTTATGTTATCAAAATATCCACTGATTAGCGGGAGCGGAATTCCACAGGTTAGCGGATTGCTTACGAAAAAGATAAAGTTTAAATGGTTTGGTGAACTGATTACAAAATTTATAGGAGGAATTTTGGCAATAGGGACTGGAATGTCTTTAGGGCGGGAAGGGCCTTCTGTACATTTAGGAGCTTTGGTAGGTTCTGGGGTAAAGGAGCTTACAAAGCGTTCTGAAGTGGAGGAAAAATATTTGGTAACTTGTGGAGCAAGTGCTGGAATTTCATCAACATTTAATGCACCGCTTGCGGGAGTAATTTTTTCTCTTGAAGAACTCCACAAATTTTTCTCGCCACTGCTATTAATTTGTACTCTTGTGGCAAGTGGAACTTCAAATTTTATTTCCAGAATGATTTTAGGCTCACATACATCCTTTCAATATAATTTTATGCTTCCAAAAGATATACCATATTACATATTTGCAATTATAACAGTGATCTTTTGCATTATAATTACAATTACTGGAAAAGCATTCAGTTATTTTTTGCTACTTATTCAAAGACAATATAAAAAATGGAAATTAAATAAATATGTAAAAATGTTGTTATTTATGATTGTCGCTTATGTTATAGCTGTGTTTTTTAGTGATATAACAGGCGGTGGACACGAACTTATTGAAGAAATGTTTGGAAAAAATGTGCTTCTTAGAACACTTATTATAATTTTAGTCCTAAAATTCTTTTATACAATGCTTTGCTACGCAACAGGAGCACCAGGAGGAATTTTTTTGCCAATGCTTGTAATAGGGGCTTTGACAGGAAAAGTGTATGGAGAAATCTTGAACCATTATTTTTCAATTCCAAATGAAATCATCGTACATTTTATGCTATTAGGAATGGCGGCTTATTTTACAGCAGTTGTGAAGGCTCCAATTACGGGAATTACATTGATTTTGGAAATGACGGGGAATTTTTCATATTTGTATATGCTAATAATTGTTTGCACAATAACTTATATTTTTACAGAATTACTAAAAATGGAACCAATTTATGACAGACTTTATTTAAATATGTTTCATAAGCAAATTTTGGCAGAAGATAAGAAAAACAATGAAAATCAGAAGCATGCTAGAAGTTTGGAAATACTGGAAAAATGGTGGAAAAATAAAAAAATTGATATTAGTGTAAAATCAAGCAGAAAAAATGCAGAAAATAAGATTGTGACTCTTTTGATTCCTGTAGCTGCAAATTCAGAATTCGACAATAAGACAGTTAAAGAGTTGAATTTGCCTGAAAATCTTCTGATTGTAAGTGTGCGTAAATCTGGGAAAGATAGTATTGCACGTGGGGATACATTGATTCAGAGCGGAAATCAGCTTGTGATTATTACGGATTATACGACGGCACAGAAGTATGCTGGAGAATTGAAGGAGAAAGGGATGAAGATAGTGGATTAG
- a CDS encoding gamma-glutamyl-gamma-aminobutyrate hydrolase family protein, whose translation MKKPIIGISSNILGLEKGLFAGYKRAYVDVSYVKAIINAGGVPHILPLNEHEEIIEEFVRNIDGILLTGGNDVFPLLYGEEPKEKLGEIFPERDKFDSLLIRFAIEYKKPIFGICRGMQIVNVECGGSLYQDLSYDENITIKHFQKARAHTPTHSISVANNCFLSDIYPEGVGFINSYHHQTINQIAPGFIVTAKSMDGVVEAIENISDDTFVIGVQWHPEMMAVNDETAQKLFKKFVNEVNLRKKDN comes from the coding sequence ATGAAAAAACCTATTATTGGGATTTCGAGTAACATACTTGGTTTAGAAAAGGGGCTTTTTGCTGGATACAAAAGAGCTTATGTAGATGTTTCCTATGTAAAGGCTATAATAAATGCTGGAGGTGTTCCACATATTTTGCCTTTGAATGAACACGAGGAAATTATTGAAGAATTTGTGAGAAATATTGATGGGATTCTTTTGACTGGTGGAAATGATGTTTTTCCATTGCTTTATGGCGAAGAGCCAAAAGAAAAATTGGGGGAAATATTTCCTGAAAGAGATAAATTTGATTCACTGCTTATCCGTTTTGCAATTGAGTATAAAAAGCCGATTTTTGGAATTTGCCGTGGAATGCAGATAGTTAATGTTGAATGTGGCGGTTCACTCTACCAGGATTTATCTTATGATGAAAATATTACAATAAAGCATTTTCAGAAAGCTAGAGCCCATACTCCAACTCATTCAATCAGTGTAGCAAATAACTGCTTTTTAAGTGATATTTATCCTGAAGGAGTAGGATTTATAAATAGTTATCATCATCAGACTATAAATCAGATTGCGCCAGGATTTATTGTGACTGCAAAAAGTATGGATGGAGTAGTTGAGGCGATTGAAAATATTTCAGATGATACATTTGTTATCGGAGTTCAATGGCATCCAGAAATGATGGCAGTTAATGATGAGACGGCACAAAAATTATTCAAAAAATTTGTAAATGAAGTGAATTTAAGAAAAAAGGACAATTAA
- a CDS encoding CapA family protein, with protein MKKYILLILSGISVFLVLSFAAISTNSDFKNFITKFINSEKNFNNQQNAANKNDEKKEFTIIGVGDIMLGSNYPSQDLLPKNDANILQNTQEILQNADITVGNLEGTLFDTGGKPKSCGNPSVCYVFRSPSRYGKYFKEAGFDYLSIANNHSNDFGETGIRETMKNLDSLGIKYAGIKGIVESAVLEKDGKKFGFVSFAPNLVTVKLSDYSYVKKLLTDLRPKVDILVVMFHGGAEGAGAEHIPRKDEIFHGENRGNVYEFTHFAIDNGADIIFGQGSHVTRAIELYKNKFISYSGGNFATYGKINISGAMGLAPIFKIKIDDKGNFISGEIIPVRQTHGSFGPFVDPDELVIKKIISLNKSDFPKGNGLSVSEDGKILKSNSSN; from the coding sequence ATGAAAAAATATATTTTATTAATTTTATCGGGTATTTCAGTCTTTTTAGTCCTGTCATTTGCAGCTATTAGTACAAATTCTGATTTTAAAAACTTTATAACAAAATTTATTAATTCTGAAAAAAATTTTAACAATCAACAAAATGCCGCTAACAAAAATGATGAAAAAAAAGAATTTACAATAATCGGTGTCGGAGATATAATGCTTGGCTCAAATTATCCCTCTCAAGATTTGCTTCCTAAAAATGATGCAAACATTCTTCAAAATACACAAGAAATTTTACAAAATGCAGATATAACTGTCGGAAATCTTGAAGGTACATTATTTGATACTGGCGGAAAACCCAAAAGCTGTGGTAATCCAAGTGTCTGCTATGTTTTCCGAAGTCCATCCAGATATGGAAAGTACTTTAAGGAAGCTGGATTTGATTATTTGAGCATAGCTAATAATCATAGTAATGATTTTGGAGAAACTGGAATTAGGGAAACTATGAAAAATTTAGATAGTTTAGGTATAAAATATGCGGGAATAAAAGGAATCGTTGAAAGTGCAGTTTTAGAAAAAGATGGCAAAAAATTTGGATTTGTTTCTTTTGCTCCCAATTTAGTTACTGTAAAATTAAGTGATTACAGTTATGTAAAAAAACTTTTAACTGATTTAAGACCAAAAGTTGACATATTAGTTGTCATGTTTCACGGTGGCGCTGAAGGTGCGGGTGCAGAACATATTCCAAGAAAAGATGAAATTTTTCATGGTGAAAATCGTGGAAATGTCTACGAATTTACTCACTTTGCGATAGATAATGGAGCTGATATTATTTTTGGTCAAGGCTCTCATGTTACACGTGCAATTGAACTTTATAAAAACAAATTTATTTCCTATAGCGGTGGAAATTTTGCAACTTATGGAAAAATTAATATTTCTGGCGCTATGGGACTTGCTCCTATTTTTAAAATAAAAATAGATGACAAAGGTAACTTCATTTCTGGAGAAATTATTCCTGTAAGACAAACTCATGGAAGTTTTGGTCCTTTCGTAGATCCAGACGAATTAGTTATCAAAAAAATAATTTCATTAAATAAATCTGATTTTCCTAAAGGAAATGGGCTTTCTGTTAGTGAAGATGGAAAAATTTTAAAATCTAACAGTTCTAATTAA